Proteins encoded within one genomic window of Methanothrix harundinacea 6Ac:
- a CDS encoding glutaredoxin family protein: MGFERVEGEDRGDITLYALSTCVWCHKTKKLLERLGAKFRYVYVDLLEGDERDRTLEDVKKHNPSVTFPTTVIGGDKSIVGFKEREMKEALGV, translated from the coding sequence ATGGGATTCGAACGCGTCGAGGGAGAGGACCGGGGCGATATAACCCTCTACGCCCTCAGCACCTGCGTCTGGTGCCACAAGACCAAGAAGCTCCTGGAGAGGCTGGGAGCGAAGTTCAGATACGTCTACGTCGACCTTCTGGAGGGGGATGAAAGGGATAGAACCCTGGAAGATGTAAAGAAGCACAATCCAAGTGTCACCTTCCCCACCACGGTCATAGGCGGCGATAAGTCCATCGTGGGGTTCAAAGAGAGGGAGATGAAGGAGGCCCTGGGAGTATGA
- a CDS encoding ferredoxin-thioredoxin reductase catalytic domain-containing protein, which yields MTAFEPSREEGENLREQLDREAEEMGYHLNPDLDFTTSLVRGLLVNERRYGYPSCPCRLASGDRDEDLDIICPCDYRDQDLNEYGACYCALYVSEEVLAGERDLSAVPERRPSPEERARAAKALSAPSGEAFSALPYPVWRCRVCGYLCARDEPPGVCPICKAKVDRFERFL from the coding sequence ATGACCGCCTTTGAGCCATCTCGAGAGGAGGGAGAGAACCTCCGCGAGCAGCTGGACCGGGAGGCGGAGGAGATGGGCTACCACCTCAACCCAGACCTCGACTTTACGACGAGCCTCGTCCGGGGGCTCCTGGTGAACGAGAGGAGATACGGCTACCCCTCATGCCCCTGCAGGCTCGCCTCCGGCGACAGGGACGAAGACCTGGACATAATATGCCCCTGCGACTATCGGGACCAGGATCTGAACGAGTACGGTGCCTGCTACTGCGCCCTATACGTCTCCGAGGAGGTCCTGGCCGGAGAGCGGGATCTCTCGGCCGTCCCCGAAAGGAGGCCATCTCCCGAGGAGAGGGCGAGGGCGGCGAAGGCTTTATCCGCCCCGTCGGGGGAGGCCTTCTCCGCCCTCCCTTACCCGGTCTGGAGGTGCAGGGTCTGCGGATACCTCTGCGCCAGAGACGAGCCTCCGGGGGTCTGCCCCATCTGCAAGGCCAAGGTCGATCGGTTCGAGCGGTTCCTCTGA